The proteins below are encoded in one region of Paenibacillus sp.:
- a CDS encoding beta-galactosidase, producing the protein MPGIAFPKILFGGDYNPEQFPKSVWDEDMRLFRLAGIDIATVNVFSWALNQPDEETYRFDWLDEVMDLLHAGGMYACLATGTAAHPAWMARKYPDVLAVDYQGNKRKFGRRHNSCPNSPTFLHYSARMARKLAERYKNHPALLLWHVNNEYGIRCYCDRCERAFREWLKQRYGSLDKVNEAWYTRFWGHTFYDWDEIVLPSGLSEGLDKGDSDKTAFQGMTLDYYRFASESLLRCYTTEYNAIKEVMPDAVVTTNFQGNGTYKPLDYAAWAKHMDIVALDMYPPSDASSSYTALRYDLMRGLKDGAPFMLMESSPSVLNWKPVNPLKRPGIMRLQSYQAIARGAETIMFFQLRRSLGAYEKFHGAVIDHAGHEHTRVFRECAELGHELAKLGDALTGSRTESKVAILFDWENWWAVELSGGPTTRLKYLDQVQKYYDAFYQNHIQTDIVGIDADLSRYDIIAAPLLYMVKPGAAKSLERFVEGGGTLIATFFSGIVNESDLIVPGGYPGELRKLLGLWVEEIDALFPNQKNAAVVKRENEALGETYTCELVCEVVHPEGAEVIAEFADEFYRGSPALTRHRFGEGEAWYTASDPEPAFLRMWAAHLCARKGIQPPLEAPPGVEVTQRIKDGTRYTFLLNHTGEVQTVDIGAEPRIDMLSETAVSGVANIPPAGVLVLKG; encoded by the coding sequence ATGCCCGGCATAGCGTTTCCTAAAATTTTATTCGGCGGCGACTACAACCCGGAGCAGTTCCCGAAATCGGTCTGGGACGAGGACATGCGGCTGTTCCGGCTCGCCGGCATCGATATCGCGACGGTGAACGTCTTCTCTTGGGCGTTGAATCAGCCGGACGAGGAGACGTACCGGTTCGATTGGCTGGACGAGGTCATGGATTTGCTCCATGCGGGCGGGATGTACGCCTGTTTGGCGACCGGAACGGCGGCGCATCCGGCGTGGATGGCGCGGAAATATCCGGACGTGTTAGCCGTGGATTATCAGGGGAATAAACGTAAATTCGGCAGAAGGCATAATTCGTGCCCGAACAGCCCGACCTTCCTTCATTATTCCGCTCGAATGGCCCGCAAGCTGGCCGAGCGGTATAAGAACCATCCGGCGCTGCTCCTGTGGCACGTCAATAACGAGTACGGCATCCGCTGCTACTGCGACCGCTGCGAGCGAGCGTTTCGAGAATGGTTGAAGCAGCGATACGGCTCCTTGGACAAGGTGAACGAAGCGTGGTACACCCGGTTTTGGGGACATACGTTTTACGATTGGGATGAAATCGTGCTGCCGAGCGGTCTTAGCGAAGGATTGGATAAGGGCGACTCCGACAAAACGGCGTTCCAAGGCATGACCCTCGACTATTATCGTTTCGCTTCCGAAAGCCTGCTGCGATGTTATACAACCGAATATAACGCAATTAAGGAAGTCATGCCCGACGCGGTCGTCACGACGAATTTCCAAGGGAACGGGACGTATAAACCGCTCGATTATGCCGCCTGGGCGAAGCATATGGATATTGTCGCGCTCGATATGTACCCGCCGAGCGACGCCTCCTCGAGCTATACGGCGCTTCGGTACGATCTCATGAGAGGACTTAAGGACGGCGCGCCGTTCATGCTGATGGAATCGAGCCCGAGCGTGCTGAATTGGAAGCCGGTCAACCCGTTGAAGCGGCCCGGGATCATGCGGCTGCAGAGCTATCAGGCGATCGCCAGAGGCGCGGAGACGATCATGTTTTTCCAGCTGCGCCGTTCGCTCGGGGCGTACGAGAAATTTCACGGCGCCGTGATCGACCACGCGGGGCATGAACATACGCGCGTCTTCCGAGAATGCGCGGAGCTCGGACATGAGCTGGCGAAGCTGGGCGATGCGTTGACCGGCTCGCGCACGGAGAGCAAGGTCGCCATCCTGTTCGACTGGGAAAATTGGTGGGCGGTCGAGCTGAGCGGCGGCCCGACCACGAGATTGAAATACTTGGATCAAGTCCAAAAATACTACGATGCGTTCTATCAAAACCATATCCAAACCGATATCGTCGGCATCGACGCCGATTTGAGCCGGTACGACATCATCGCGGCACCCCTGCTCTACATGGTGAAGCCGGGTGCGGCGAAGTCGCTCGAACGGTTCGTCGAAGGCGGCGGAACGCTGATCGCCACATTCTTCAGCGGCATTGTGAACGAGAGCGACCTCATCGTGCCCGGCGGATATCCCGGCGAACTAAGAAAGCTGCTCGGCCTATGGGTGGAGGAGATCGACGCGCTGTTCCCGAATCAGAAGAACGCCGCCGTCGTCAAGCGGGAGAACGAAGCGCTCGGGGAAACGTATACGTGCGAGCTCGTTTGCGAAGTCGTCCATCCGGAAGGCGCCGAAGTCATCGCAGAATTCGCCGACGAATTTTACAGGGGATCGCCGGCGCTGACGCGTCACCGATTCGGCGAGGGCGAAGCGTGGTACACCGCCTCCGATCCGGAGCCCGCCTTCTTGCGAATGTGGGCAGCTCACCTGTGCGCGCGCAAGGGAATTCAACCTCCGCTTGAGGCGCCGCCGGGAGTGGAAGTGACGCAGCGGATCAAAGACGGAACGCGGTACACGTTCCTCTTGAATCACACCGGCGAGGTGCAAACCGTGGACATCGGCGCAGAGCCGCGCATCGATATGCTGAGCGAAACCGCCGTCAGCGGCGTCGCGAACATTCCGCCCGCGGGCGTCCTGGTGTTAAAGGGGTGA